CTGCACACCTGGGGCTCGGCCATGACCCACCACCCGCATGTCCACATGATCGTGCCGGGCGGCGGCATCTCGCCCGACGGAGAGCGCTGGGTGTCCTGCCGGCCGGGCTTCTTCCTACCGGTGCGGGTGCTCTCACGCCTGTTTCGGCGGCTGTTCCTGGAGCGCTTTGCCGCCCTCCACCAAGCCGGGCGCCTAAGCTTCTTCGGCAATGACGCTCATCTCGCCGCGGCGCAACCATTTGCCGCATTTCTTGCAGCGCTTCGCAAGACGAAATGGGTCGTCTATGCCAAGCGTCCGTTCGGCGGTCCCGAAGCCGTGCTGGCCTATCTGTCGCGCTATACGCACCGCGTCGCCATCGCCAACAGCCGCCTGATCGCCTTCGACCAGCACGGCGTCACCTTCCGGTGGAAGGATTACCGGGTCGAAGGCCACGACCGTCTAAAGCAGATGACGCTCGCTACAGACGAGTTCATCCGCCGCTTCCTCATCCACGTCCTGCCAAAGGGCTTCCACCGCATCCGCCACTACGGCCTGCTCGCGCGTAGCGCCTGCGCCGACAACATCGCACGCGCGCGCGAGCTGCTCGCCATCAAGGATCGTGAGCGTGAGCCCACCGAGACCATCGTCGACACCAGCAAGCCGCCGT
This portion of the Bradyrhizobium diazoefficiens genome encodes:
- a CDS encoding IS91 family transposase is translated as MSCPALEVADIFRDRGPAWRQAHAGHVRLDQLKVMSAIENCRTAALGGHVARCEDCAYTSIAYNSCRNRHCPKCQGAAAKQWLADREAELLPVPYYHVVFTLPARIADIAYHNRAAIYDLLFKISAETMLTIAADPKHLGARIGITSVLHTWGSAMTHHPHVHMIVPGGGISPDGERWVSCRPGFFLPVRVLSRLFRRLFLERFAALHQAGRLSFFGNDAHLAAAQPFAAFLAALRKTKWVVYAKRPFGGPEAVLAYLSRYTHRVAIANSRLIAFDQHGVTFRWKDYRVEGHDRLKQMTLATDEFIRRFLIHVLPKGFHRIRHYGLLARSACADNIARARELLAIKDREREPTETIVDTSKPPCPCCGGRMIVIEVFERGATPRHQPTAPTSAIRIDTS